Proteins co-encoded in one Clarias gariepinus isolate MV-2021 ecotype Netherlands chromosome 13, CGAR_prim_01v2, whole genome shotgun sequence genomic window:
- the wdr25 gene encoding WD repeat-containing protein 25 isoform X1, whose translation MNSLVDYDCDSEDSLESEDTLTGKSVNSVKKSEETNQSFPLHVKRPEPEPRLYTSEPEEYKTMSGPRWPGSTCPVLQTSACLKRPQVTPGGLRPYVSKRQKMISPPAPAAAQLTETSPDLQGADMYRLSEVSEAVRPFLGGKAVRGELPRRVQHQLRAHQGPVNTVRWCPVPHLSHLLLSASMDKSFKVWDGAGSGRCLQTYSAHSGAVRDACWLPCGRRLLSGSFDNTTAVTDLETSQVVARVDNQFKVTCLAVQPTDPALFLSGGFSPEVKAWDSRTCKMVRAYKAGIQQTLDILFLGEGKEFVSSTDVVSRDSADRTLIAWDTVTTAKISNQMFHERYTCPSLAVHPHEDAFVAQTNGNYMALFSSQRPYRMNKRKRYEGHKVEGYAVQCEFSPDGTVLVTGSSTGSVHFYEFQSTQSLLTLHAHQQACVCASYHPVIPAMVATCDWGGEIKIWN comes from the exons ATGAATTCATTAGTAGATTATGACTGTGACAGTGAGGACAGTTTAGAATCAGAGGACACGCTGACAGGGAAAAGTGTTAATTCAGTTAAGAAGTCTGAAGAAACAAATCAAAGCTTTCCATTACACGTGAAGAGGCCGGAACCAGAACCCCGTCTCTACACGTCAGAACCAGAAGAGTATAAAACCATGTCAGGTCCGAGGTGGCCCGGGTCAACATGTCCTGTACTACAAACTtctgcatgtttaaaaagacCCCAGGTCACTCCCGGTGGACTGAGACCGTACGTGTCAAAGAGACAGAAGATGATCTCGCCACCTGCGCCAGCGGCGGCTCAGCTCACTGAGACTTCACCTGACCTTCAGGGTGCAGACATGTACCGTCTCTCAGAAGTGTCCGAGGCAGTGAGGCCGTTCCTCGGCGGGAAAGCCGTGAGAGGAGAGCTGCCTCGACGTGTTCAGCATCAGCTTCGTGCTCATCAGGGCCCGGTGAACACGGTGCGGTGGTGCCCGGTGCCGCATCTCAGCCACCTGCTGCTCTCAGCTTCCATGGACAAGAGTTTCAAG GTCTGGGATGGTGCAGGAAGTGGGCGGTGCCTTCAGACTTACTCCGCCCACTCCGGGGCTGTACGAGATGCCTGCTGGCTGCCATGCGGGCGACGCCTCCTTTCTGGCTCTTTCGACAACACGACCGCTGTGACAGATTTAGAGACGA GTCAGGTGGTTGCCCGGGTGGATAACCAATTCAAGGTCACGTGTCTCGCCGTTCAGCCCACGGACCCCGCCCTGTTTCTGTCTGGGGGATTCAGTCCTGAGGTCAAGGCGTGGGATTCCCGAACCTGTaag ATGGTCAGAGCGTACAAGGCTGGGATTCAGCAGACATTAGACATCCTGTTTCTGGGTGAAGGGAAAGAGTTTGTGAGCAGCACTGACGTGGTCAGTCGAGACTCTGCAGATCGAACCCTCATAGCCTGGGACACGGTGACCACCGCCAAAATCTCCAACCAGATGTTTCAC GAGCGATACACGTGTCCCAGTCTGGCGGTTCACCCACACGAGGACGCCTTCGTAGCTCAGACCAATGGGAACTACATGGCACTCTTCTCGTCCCAGAGGCCGTACCGGATGAACAAGAGGAAGCGATATGAAGGACACAAG GTGGAAGGCTACGCAGTGCAGTGCGAGTTCTCTCCAGATGGAACCGTACTGGTGACGGGGAGTTCTACAGGATCTGTGCACTTCTATGAGTTCCAGAGCACACAGAGCTTACTCACACTCCATGCTCATCagcaggcgtgtgtgtgtgcgtcctaCCACCCTGTAATACCTGCTATGGTTGCTACGTGCGACTGGGGAGGAGAGATCAAAATATGGAACTGA
- the wdr25 gene encoding WD repeat-containing protein 25 isoform X2, producing MNSLVDYDCDSEDSLESEDTLTGKSVNSVKKSEETNQSFPLHVKRPEPEPRLYTSEPEEYKTMSGPRWPGSTCPVLQTSACLKRPQVTPGGLRPYVSKRQKMISPPAPAAAQLTETSPDLQGADMYRLSEVSEAVRPFLGGKAVRGELPRRVQHQLRAHQGPVNTVRWCPVPHLSHLLLSASMDKSFKVWDGAGSGRCLQTYSAHSGAVRDACWLPCGRRLLSGSFDNTTAVTDLETSQVVARVDNQFKVTCLAVQPTDPALFLSGGFSPEVKAWDSRTCKMVRAYKAGIQQTLDILFLGEGKEFVSSTDVVSRDSADRTLIAWDTVTTAKISNQMFHERYTCPSLAVHPHEDAFVAQTNGNYMALFSSQRPYRMNKRKRYEGHKVNTFSACIRSKWKATQCSASSLQMEPYW from the exons ATGAATTCATTAGTAGATTATGACTGTGACAGTGAGGACAGTTTAGAATCAGAGGACACGCTGACAGGGAAAAGTGTTAATTCAGTTAAGAAGTCTGAAGAAACAAATCAAAGCTTTCCATTACACGTGAAGAGGCCGGAACCAGAACCCCGTCTCTACACGTCAGAACCAGAAGAGTATAAAACCATGTCAGGTCCGAGGTGGCCCGGGTCAACATGTCCTGTACTACAAACTtctgcatgtttaaaaagacCCCAGGTCACTCCCGGTGGACTGAGACCGTACGTGTCAAAGAGACAGAAGATGATCTCGCCACCTGCGCCAGCGGCGGCTCAGCTCACTGAGACTTCACCTGACCTTCAGGGTGCAGACATGTACCGTCTCTCAGAAGTGTCCGAGGCAGTGAGGCCGTTCCTCGGCGGGAAAGCCGTGAGAGGAGAGCTGCCTCGACGTGTTCAGCATCAGCTTCGTGCTCATCAGGGCCCGGTGAACACGGTGCGGTGGTGCCCGGTGCCGCATCTCAGCCACCTGCTGCTCTCAGCTTCCATGGACAAGAGTTTCAAG GTCTGGGATGGTGCAGGAAGTGGGCGGTGCCTTCAGACTTACTCCGCCCACTCCGGGGCTGTACGAGATGCCTGCTGGCTGCCATGCGGGCGACGCCTCCTTTCTGGCTCTTTCGACAACACGACCGCTGTGACAGATTTAGAGACGA GTCAGGTGGTTGCCCGGGTGGATAACCAATTCAAGGTCACGTGTCTCGCCGTTCAGCCCACGGACCCCGCCCTGTTTCTGTCTGGGGGATTCAGTCCTGAGGTCAAGGCGTGGGATTCCCGAACCTGTaag ATGGTCAGAGCGTACAAGGCTGGGATTCAGCAGACATTAGACATCCTGTTTCTGGGTGAAGGGAAAGAGTTTGTGAGCAGCACTGACGTGGTCAGTCGAGACTCTGCAGATCGAACCCTCATAGCCTGGGACACGGTGACCACCGCCAAAATCTCCAACCAGATGTTTCAC GAGCGATACACGTGTCCCAGTCTGGCGGTTCACCCACACGAGGACGCCTTCGTAGCTCAGACCAATGGGAACTACATGGCACTCTTCTCGTCCCAGAGGCCGTACCGGATGAACAAGAGGAAGCGATATGAAGGACACAAGGTTAATACGTTCTCTGCTTGCATCAGATCCAA GTGGAAGGCTACGCAGTGCAGTGCGAGTTCTCTCCAGATGGAACCGTACTGGTGA